A DNA window from Phyllostomus discolor isolate MPI-MPIP mPhyDis1 chromosome X, mPhyDis1.pri.v3, whole genome shotgun sequence contains the following coding sequences:
- the RAP2C gene encoding ras-related protein Rap-2c has protein sequence MAWVFVAQRKKMCISGPTPFNPKGQLNLEGKEKDDFFSVRLLPAYGSQKDIKPMRDQIVRVKRYEKVPLILVGNKVDLEPEREVMSSEGRALAQEWGCPFMETSAKSKSMVDELFAEIVRQMNYSSLPEKQDQCCTTCVVQ, from the exons ATGGCATGGGTATTCGttgcacaaaggaaaaaaatgtgtataagtggacccacGCCATTCAATCCCAAGGGTCAACTGAATCTAGAAG GCAAAGAAAAGGATGACTTTTTCTCGGTCAGACTTCTGCCTGCCTATGGATCCCAGAAG GATATCAAGCCAATGAGAGATCAGATTGTCAGAGTGAAGAGATATGAAAAAGTCCCACTAATCCTAGTAGGAAATAAAGTGGATCTGGAACCAGAAAGAGAGGTTATGTCTTCAGAAGGCAGAGCACTGGCTCAAGAATGGGGCTGTCCTTTCATGGAGACATCGGCAAAAAGTAAATCAATGGTGGATGAACTTTTTGCTGAGATCGTCAGGCAAATGAACTATTCATCCCTGCCCGAGAAGCAAGATCAGTGTTGTACAACTTGTGTTGTCCAGTAA